The DNA sequence TCAGTAAATAAACGCCTGCCGCCCACGATCGGCTGTCAATCGATAACTGTGATTGCCCCTCTGTGGTGAACGACATGATGGCTCGCCCTTCTACATCATGAACAAAAATCGTCAATCCTTCCTCTTCCGGCAGGTGCAGAAGTTCGAAGTTCGCCCTGAAAGGGTTGGGAGATAACTGCATCTGGTGGCCTGTATCAACATTCAGTACCCTCAGAATTTGTAAGCCAATAAGATGTGTACGACTACGCCCTAAATGGTCAGTCACCTCAATGGCCAAATCTTTAATACCGTCAGCCTTAGGAGTAATGGTCAGGGTTTGGTTATTGATTTGTGCATCGAAGTATTCATTCTCCGGACTGTTGATTTTACAAAATATGGAATCTCCTTCCGCATCGTAGAAAAGTTCATTCATCTGATACGATTTTGATTCTCCTACACTTAACACCAAAAGGTCATCTTGCATTTTTATCGGTTCCTCATTGTTTGTCAGTATCAGCCCCAAGTCAAGCAATACAGACTGCCCTATTTGATCTGTGGCTTTAATCGACAACGATCGTTCCTCTGCTTTATGATAGAAAAGTGTCAGGCTTGACTCCTTGACTTCCTCTATGGCACCATCCAAGTGGAAGTTCATCAGTTCGTAAGTTAAAGGTGCATGAACCCCTGCGTGAAACCACTGCTCAAGGTTGTATTCATACTGTACATGCGTACTCAATGCCACCTCTTCTGAGCTTAGGCGAACCGATGGCCCACTATTTTCACTGACCCCAAAAGAATACTCATGGGTTAGGCGCCCACCGTGTTCATCCTGAACATTGATTTGCAGTTGAGTACTCCCCTGTTCACGTGTCTGTAAAAACAATGTATTTCCCGACAGCCAACAAGCATTAACGGTGGCATCTGCTGAAAAACCTTCAAGTTCAAATGTTATAAGGTCATTATCCTGATCACTGAAGTAATCAAGTAAATTCAACTGAATATCTGCATGTTCTCCAAAAGACGTAGGAAGTGGGTGGGTAAGTTCAGGAAAATGGTTATCAGCCACCTTTGCCAAAAAGGTAGATTCTACCCATCCGCCTCGATGGTCTGTGGCTCGGACCGTCACACTACGCTCACCGGCTGCTATACCTGTCAATAATAATTGATCCCCGTTTATTTCTGCTCCCAAGAAACTTACATTATCCATATGCTGAACAGAGAAAGTCAAAGGCATTCCATTTCCTTTATTGAAATAGCTATATAAATATAATGTCTGCGCTCCTCCTCTTGGAATAATCTGTTCAGGGATCTGTCGTGTTACCCTTGGCTGTGTTGGCTCCATAAAATTAAGATAGACGCTTAACCAGCCAGAACCTCCCTTAATATCGGTAGCTTCCACCCGAAACTGGTATATCCCTGCTTCTCTACCCATCACCTTCAGCTTTCTACCTTCCATTATCACCAAGTGATTTATGGAATGATGACTATGGTGCAAGGTATAATTTAAAGGATCTCCATCTGCATCAGAAAAGATCGAATCCATATCAAACTCACGTAGCTCATTAACCTCAATACTCAAAGATAAAGTGGAATTAATAGGCATCGGTGGTGCATTAGGAAGAACGACCTGCTTTATTATTACGGTATCCTGATAACTACTATAACCGAGGCGGGAAAGTATTCTACCATAATTTTCACCTAAAGGATGATGAAAGGGGATATCGAAATCGAGTGACACAAATGCACTGTCTAAGCCGGTAATCGTTCTGTTACTCCAATCCAGCCTTAAATATTGCAAGTCATATTTCTGGAGATTAACATAAGCAGAATAATCCCCTATATTTTTAAGGAACAATTGATCTGAAACCGTTTTCTTTTGCCCTTGATAAACCTGAACCTCGACAGTATCCTGCGAAAACCTTACCGCTGCAGGGAGCATTCCCCGTACAGACAGCGGAACGACAAGCGTGTCTTTCCCAATTTCATTATGCGAGATCCGCAGGAAATATTCAGACACTCCTTGTTTGTCAGGGGTGATGTTTATGGCCACACTCTGATAGCCATTTGGTCGCGCAACCCGATCTACCCCACTAAGCACCAACACCTGTTCAACATCGCTGAACACACTGAACTCAAGATCATCCTCACCATCATTAAAAACGAGCAGGTTATATCTCATGGCCCTGTTTACATCAGATGAAACGGCAATGGAATCTGTACTCAACCTTATTTTTGCCCGGGTAAGCACTCCTGTACCCGTCAGGGAGACGGAATCCAGCAGGGGCGCTGCCAATAACTGTTGTACATAAAGCGAAGCTCGATAATCGAGTGTATCTTCTGCCCGCATGGAAACCGGCAGGTTTAGTGCTGTAAATGCCGGCACAATTACCGTGTCTGAGCTAACCGTGAAAACCCCAGAAGTTTGCAGCCTTAGTGGGACATCAAAATTCCCTGTATTCACAAAGTTTAACTGCCTTGTGGATGTTACCCCAATCTTGGCAATCCCCCAATCAATAGAATCCGCAAACTGAAAGCTGTGAATACTGTCGATATCGAAAACTACGGGCAACCTTGTAATTAATTGACTTGAATCATTACTATGAATATTGACCTGATATTCATGTCGCCCCCTCGACATCATCAAAGGGCTTTTATACAATTGTAATATCGTTGAATCTCCGGCAGCAACCACGCCCTCATTCGGTCCTTGTACTAATTCTTTCACCCGCTGATATAAGACTGCAAATGTATCATCATAGCCAGATTGCCCTGATGAGGAGGTTAAAATCCCTTCTGTACCATCTGCATTTTCAATACCAATCACCCCGGTTGTCGTAGAGCTGCTCAGTTCTCTATACTGTAATTTAATATTGCCATTACTGTAAAGGATGGCTTGAAAAGTATAAGTAGGCCCTCCGCTATAGGAGGAGATTTCATTGAATTGTAATATCAGGCGGTTACTTTCTTCTTTTGCAAAGACCCTTCCTGAATAAACGACAAGGTCTTTCCACATCATTGCAATTAAGTTATTTGGAGCAGCAGTGTTGGGTAAAACCTGACTGTTAAAAGTGGTACTGCCATTACCAAAACCCAATAGACCATTGGTAGAAATATACATACGACTGTATTCCTCTTCATAAAAGGGAAAATTAAAAGGTAGATTGATAAATTTATAGGTATCATCACCACTCAGGCCGACCGAATAACCGGTCGATGTAATGTCCTGCCAATCATATAGCTCAGGAAAATCCGTACTTCTCTTCTCAGTGTATTTTTCGCTATTTGAGTTTTCAACTGCCGAAGACGACAATAAATCCTTTGAGTCCAACACCTTACCGTCGAGAGAAAAAATCGGCATGCCTGTCTGATGTTCACCTTCAGTTAAGACCTCAACATCCACTTCAAATTGCAAATCACTTTCCCCTCTATTGTAAATAACCACTGTTTCCTCGAAAGCAGTCGTATCTCGTCCAAAATCGTGATAAAGACTGTCGGTATTCAAAGCTATTTCCGCGCCGGAAAGTACCCGTAGCAAATCCGTATAAGTCTGCTCATCGCTGCCAAGTATATTTTCGACCTTTAAACGAACGTCAAAACGGCCTGTATCAGCATACATAACCACCGGACGAGCCTCATAGCTCACCTCCGGAGATCCCCCTTCAAAATGCCATTCAAAATGTGCCACATCATCTTCTCCCTCTACCCGGAAAAACACCCGTTCGTAGGTCAATACTTCAGATTTACTTTCCACAACATTGGCCAAGGGGGCTGCCTGAGGCTGTAATACAAGCATCATGTTTTCTGCTTCGTAAACCGAAGTATCCCCCGCCGTGCTATATGCGGTCAGTCGAACATCAAATGCTCCTGCCTGTGGATAGGTAACCCATAAAGAATCAAGCGTCAGGTCTTCCGTTTCCCCCCCTTCAAACACCCACTCCAAACGATCTATCTCTGCATTAGCTTTTACTGTATAAAGGACCTGCTGGCTCGCTTTGATGGTCGTTTGTGAGGCCGTTGCCGTAGCACGGAAACCTCGGAATATAGCTGGAGAGTTTAGCAGCTCTTTTCTTCTCGGACTATTTTCCATTACCACCATTGAACGTTCCTTTTGATGGACGGTGAAAATATTTTTACAGGCATCTGCCGTGTAATCCATATAGTTCTCTACCATATCATAAGAGCCGCAGGAGTATTCGTTGCCACAAGAGCGGTTAGGCCCTGAGGAGTTTGGTGTATCTTCGCAATAATCATCCGCACTACAATCTCCATCGCCCCAAATATGACGCAAACCGATCCAATGCCCTACCTCGTGCGTCGTTACACGCCCAAGATCATAGCCAGACATCAAATTGAAATTCCCTTTTTCTTTCGACCCAAAAACTTCCGTATGCATTACAACTCCGTCAGTTTCTGCCAAAGTAGGCAAGCCCGGAATGTCCAAACCAGGCAAACCTGAAGCCACTGGAAACTGCGCATAACCAAGCAAACCTCCCGACAAAGGCACGACCCACATATTAAAATAGTGATCAGGATTCCAGGAAGTCGCTGCTTTAATCGTATTCTGTACTGTATTTTTATCTAATTCTCCGTAAAGTCCGAAGTCCGACAAGGGAACCCTGTTAATCCCATGTTCAGGCAGCTCCACACCTTCTTCATCAAACACTGCCAACACAAATTGAATAGGCATTCCCGTACCCACGGGATCATCATTATCCCCCCGGGTGCCCGCTATTTTCTGAAAATCTTCATTAAGCACCACTATCTGACTTTCCACCTGAGCACTGGAGATATTCGTTCCCTGCCCAACAGCACTACCATCATGGATCACATGCACAACAACAGGAATAAACATGGTATCGATCGTATTCTCAGCAAAACGATGGGCGCGACGAAAAGCCACTTTTTCATTGATAAATTGTTCAAATCGATCATCTGAAAGCGCTTCCGGAAATTGACGCTGCAACTGTTGCTGCATTTCCACCGTAGCACAAATTTCCTGCTCTTGAGCAAATAAATAGCCTTGCAAGCTCAGGAACAATAAAAGAAGTAGGTTGAATCGTAGGTGCATTTTAGCGTAGGTTGATAATAAATAGCCCTAAAAATAAATAAAACATTAAAATAGTACATTTTACTTTAATATCAAATTACATTCATTTGATTGACTTTTTCCACTTAGATTAATGTGAAAAATTTATCACCTCCCGATGCGGCCACTACCGAAGATCAAAAACAAAATGAGTACGATTATTTTAGGTAATACCCTGGGTGTCTTGCCCTATAATAACTTGGTGCCTTTTATCTGATTGAACGCCTCAGGACTTGAACTATAGCAAGTATGTATTTGGGTCGCATTTCGAGATGTCGCCGTGGGCACCGCGCTCCCTGTAGGAGTTTCAAAACTGAAGGTAACAAGTCGAGGCGTACGCCATTCAAAACACCACAACAGATCATGGACACCATCCATGATCTGTTTATTTTTATATTGATCACAAAAACATCAACTATGAAATACAAAACACTCTTTTTGCTCTTATTCATTTTTACGGCTATGAATAGCTTCGGGCAGCGTTATGTCGGTCGGAATATCATGTTCAGTAGTGGTCTGAATGAAAGTAATCAATAGGACCATGTGGGTAGTTTACCTAAATCCTCAGAATAATCAGAACGCCATTCATTCCCCCACTCAACAAGCCTACCCTTTCAGATTTAGCAACCACCTTGGGCAATACCTTGGCCACTTTTTAAAAAAAAAGAAAAAAAGCCCTCTGAACGATGCTCAGAGGGCTTTTTAAAGAGTTGTTGTGGAGTCGGCGAGAATCGAACTCGCGTCCAGAGAAGGTAACTGTCGAGCCTTCTACATGCTTAGTTTACACTTAAATTTTCGAGCAAGGGCAGGTGGAAAACAACCAACCGTTCGCCTTATCTGCTTGTATTCGGATTGGGATCGCAGCATCTCCCTTTCCTATTTTCTTATTAACGACACCCCAAATCCAACCGTAAGAAACCCCAGTTGGTGGGATGTGGCCCGGGAACCTTGGGTTCAACCGATTAAAGCCTGCTATCACACTCTAAGAGTAATGATTAGGCAGCCATGGCAAAGTTAGACTCGCCAAATAGAGTTTGCGTAAATTTATCACGGAAGTACACGCTCCTCCCGACATGCTTATACTCGCAACGACTCATCCTGTCAAAACCGATCGACCCCTATCGGATGATCCCACTCCTTGAAGTGGAGTGCGAATATCCGCTAATCATTATTCTTTTGCAAGTTTTCGGGCATCAATATTTTGTGATCAATGCCGATCCCGTGGTTGAAACGCTGATTCTTGCGAGTCCAGAATATCGCAACTCACTTGAGCCGCTCATAAAACCACTGATTTGCCGTTGGCAGCTCACGCCGAGGTATGCAGACCCCATCATATTGATATCCAGCTGCTGACACTGAAACTTCTCCCCATTCACGGCACTGCTACCACTGAGGGTGGCGTCCATTTGGTCGGTGAAGCCATACAGCCGCATCTGGCTTGCGCCCTCCGCTTTTATTTTTAGAATTTTTGTAAGGAAATCGCCTGTCATCACCGATGAACCTCCTTGATACAGGTCTGCATAAACTGCTTGGCAGTCCATCGACACATCTGAAGCGCCTGCCTGCAATATTTTCACTGTTTCGGTATTCAGTTGCCCCTTTAGATAGGAAGAGCCTGCGAGGGAGATCCGTACCTCGGTTGCATTATTGACAATAATACCACGCGCCTGACTGCTGCCTGCCAAATCAATCCCGATCAGGTCTTCAGCAAAACAATTCGCACTGTCGGCTTCAAAGCTACTTTCACCTGCAAGGCTGAGGTAGTTCAGTCGCCGATCTATTTGCAGGTGCACCTCCACCCCCTCATGCCGGTTCACATTCCGTTCATAGTCCACCGTCAGCATTCCATCCTGCACCTGCAGCCGGGTAACATCCAGAATATTGGATTGTCCCTTCAGAAAAATATGCGGTTCCGTGCCATAGGTCAAATATACCTGAAGGTCCTCCTCCACAGCAAGGGCATCAAAAGGAGCAAGGACTTGCTCCACTTCCCTTTCGACCACAGGGCCATCCCCGTTGATGCCTGCCCAATGACATCCCGTCAGTATGAGGGCAAAAAATAACACAATTATTCTCATGATATAAGTTGATATTGAAGTCGCAAGTTAGGGAAAAATCCCGCTTCACTCCTGCTCTTCACCGGTACTTTCTTACAAAGAAAAAGGCTGCCACCGCCTTTCTGACCGAATATCGATCTTAAATTAACCCTCTTGCCTTCAGCTCAAGATATTTATTTACCGTCGAGATGGTCAATTCCTCCGGACGACAAAGAATTGGGTGAATGCCATATTGCTGCAGGCGCCGAACCATCAGCTGCTTTTCATTCTGTGCCTTTTCAGCGACCCCACGACGGTAGGCAGAGGCGCTGTCGGTCACGGGATCCTGCAACATATCCTGCAGGGTGTTATTGATAAAAAGAACAACGACCAATAAATGTTGTCTGGCTATTTTCCTGAAATAAGGCAACTGGCGCTCAAGGCTCCGTTCGCTTTCAAAGTTAGTGAATAACAAGATCATGGAGCGCTGCCGAAGCTGATGCCGTAGGCGGGTGTACACCTGAGAAAAATCGGTTTCGGAAAAGGTAGGTGAAAATTGATAAAGCTTCTCCTGTATCAGCTGCATGGCCTGCGGATGTTTGGAGGGCTTGAGCCAGTCCTGCTGTTGCTGATCATGACATTGCAGCCCCACCAGATCCTGCTTCTTCAAGGCGATATTTAAAAATACGAGGGCCGCATTAATGGCATAATCCACCAGGTCCATTCCATCAAAGGCAATTTTCATGTTTCGCCCACCATCGATCAGCGCAATCACCTGCTGGGCTTTTTCATCCTGATACTGATTGACCATCAGGCTTGACTTGCGGGCAGTGGCTGCCCAGTTCACCTTACGGATATCATCACCGATCACATAATCTTTGATCTGATCAAATTCTTTTTGCTGACCAATTTTCCGGAATTTCTTTAGTCCCCCGAAAGTCAGGGCGGTATTCTGCGCCATCAGTTCATACTGCCGCAAATGCACAAACGACGGATAACAGGGCACCTCCTGAGGCTGTGCCAGTTTAAAATGCCGACGCACCAGCCCAAACATGGCAGTCACCTCAATATTGAGCATGCCGAACTCATACTTCCCACGCTCAAAAGGGCGCACCTGATACTGAAACTGATACTCCTGCGGCTTT is a window from the Persicobacter psychrovividus genome containing:
- a CDS encoding T9SS type A sorting domain-containing protein, yielding MHLRFNLLLLLFLSLQGYLFAQEQEICATVEMQQQLQRQFPEALSDDRFEQFINEKVAFRRAHRFAENTIDTMFIPVVVHVIHDGSAVGQGTNISSAQVESQIVVLNEDFQKIAGTRGDNDDPVGTGMPIQFVLAVFDEEGVELPEHGINRVPLSDFGLYGELDKNTVQNTIKAATSWNPDHYFNMWVVPLSGGLLGYAQFPVASGLPGLDIPGLPTLAETDGVVMHTEVFGSKEKGNFNLMSGYDLGRVTTHEVGHWIGLRHIWGDGDCSADDYCEDTPNSSGPNRSCGNEYSCGSYDMVENYMDYTADACKNIFTVHQKERSMVVMENSPRRKELLNSPAIFRGFRATATASQTTIKASQQVLYTVKANAEIDRLEWVFEGGETEDLTLDSLWVTYPQAGAFDVRLTAYSTAGDTSVYEAENMMLVLQPQAAPLANVVESKSEVLTYERVFFRVEGEDDVAHFEWHFEGGSPEVSYEARPVVMYADTGRFDVRLKVENILGSDEQTYTDLLRVLSGAEIALNTDSLYHDFGRDTTAFEETVVIYNRGESDLQFEVDVEVLTEGEHQTGMPIFSLDGKVLDSKDLLSSSAVENSNSEKYTEKRSTDFPELYDWQDITSTGYSVGLSGDDTYKFINLPFNFPFYEEEYSRMYISTNGLLGFGNGSTTFNSQVLPNTAAPNNLIAMMWKDLVVYSGRVFAKEESNRLILQFNEISSYSGGPTYTFQAILYSNGNIKLQYRELSSSTTTGVIGIENADGTEGILTSSSGQSGYDDTFAVLYQRVKELVQGPNEGVVAAGDSTILQLYKSPLMMSRGRHEYQVNIHSNDSSQLITRLPVVFDIDSIHSFQFADSIDWGIAKIGVTSTRQLNFVNTGNFDVPLRLQTSGVFTVSSDTVIVPAFTALNLPVSMRAEDTLDYRASLYVQQLLAAPLLDSVSLTGTGVLTRAKIRLSTDSIAVSSDVNRAMRYNLLVFNDGEDDLEFSVFSDVEQVLVLSGVDRVARPNGYQSVAINITPDKQGVSEYFLRISHNEIGKDTLVVPLSVRGMLPAAVRFSQDTVEVQVYQGQKKTVSDQLFLKNIGDYSAYVNLQKYDLQYLRLDWSNRTITGLDSAFVSLDFDIPFHHPLGENYGRILSRLGYSSYQDTVIIKQVVLPNAPPMPINSTLSLSIEVNELREFDMDSIFSDADGDPLNYTLHHSHHSINHLVIMEGRKLKVMGREAGIYQFRVEATDIKGGSGWLSVYLNFMEPTQPRVTRQIPEQIIPRGGAQTLYLYSYFNKGNGMPLTFSVQHMDNVSFLGAEINGDQLLLTGIAAGERSVTVRATDHRGGWVESTFLAKVADNHFPELTHPLPTSFGEHADIQLNLLDYFSDQDNDLITFELEGFSADATVNACWLSGNTLFLQTREQGSTQLQINVQDEHGGRLTHEYSFGVSENSGPSVRLSSEEVALSTHVQYEYNLEQWFHAGVHAPLTYELMNFHLDGAIEEVKESSLTLFYHKAEERSLSIKATDQIGQSVLLDLGLILTNNEEPIKMQDDLLVLSVGESKSYQMNELFYDAEGDSIFCKINSPENEYFDAQINNQTLTITPKADGIKDLAIEVTDHLGRSRTHLIGLQILRVLNVDTGHQMQLSPNPFRANFELLHLPEEEGLTIFVHDVEGRAIMSFTTEGQSQLSIDSRSWAAGVYLLTIRGEGGVQQFKIVKLP
- a CDS encoding GIN domain-containing protein encodes the protein MRIIVLFFALILTGCHWAGINGDGPVVEREVEQVLAPFDALAVEEDLQVYLTYGTEPHIFLKGQSNILDVTRLQVQDGMLTVDYERNVNRHEGVEVHLQIDRRLNYLSLAGESSFEADSANCFAEDLIGIDLAGSSQARGIIVNNATEVRISLAGSSYLKGQLNTETVKILQAGASDVSMDCQAVYADLYQGGSSVMTGDFLTKILKIKAEGASQMRLYGFTDQMDATLSGSSAVNGEKFQCQQLDINMMGSAYLGVSCQRQISGFMSGSSELRYSGLARISVSTTGSALITKY
- a CDS encoding DUF58 domain-containing protein, with the translated sequence MKRFFKFVFQQLESLYRINFSQRFYVTAMGLSVLFVFSFWWPVLFYLANVGLWALGVLVIFEALLLFVFGGISAERYLPKRLSNGDENPVRLTINIDYRFPFTGKWVDEIPGQLPTDNPEMKFSGRKPQEYQFQYQVRPFERGKYEFGMLNIEVTAMFGLVRRHFKLAQPQEVPCYPSFVHLRQYELMAQNTALTFGGLKKFRKIGQQKEFDQIKDYVIGDDIRKVNWAATARKSSLMVNQYQDEKAQQVIALIDGGRNMKIAFDGMDLVDYAINAALVFLNIALKKQDLVGLQCHDQQQQDWLKPSKHPQAMQLIQEKLYQFSPTFSETDFSQVYTRLRHQLRQRSMILLFTNFESERSLERQLPYFRKIARQHLLVVVLFINNTLQDMLQDPVTDSASAYRRGVAEKAQNEKQLMVRRLQQYGIHPILCRPEELTISTVNKYLELKARGLI